The Styela clava chromosome 2, kaStyClav1.hap1.2, whole genome shotgun sequence genome contains a region encoding:
- the LOC120335406 gene encoding X-linked interleukin-1 receptor accessory protein-like 2, with protein MKHNSYFSYILLALYMHLWNSVDGEAFNRTCQSQKSKTKQSYVNWPFSVNCDYLKSIWVTKTHYIDDDNIQCIITQGDIEINDTILELASLTDNSNYTAKLIINNTICLTNKVQVVLRPFPEICKEGVNNAISRESTIGDSVNLTCRPPEGDPDIIPAGADQSKFKTKWYVNCKDEDYRTNDPWTEFSDPGYPNGLNMPRVDFYDVADFTCTVTYEGKILYAVTYQQCIKQRTESINPTITCVNYETKALGDTAVLDCEGQIVLGNTPSKHFAVLWKRNSDTICENNFFNQTNLGVFDNRQSCIVKGNNDSVGCVVDGEKIQNRKKIIDINLYIRDLKSNDIGQYTVNLGFFDISSGSWKNDTWVVKLNEDNTPRLLRLIMILSICLGVLIFIIMLVLLYKRFEIYILVAYKRSWLWKYDRDDKQYVCYLSYLYDSDTLSDEILRATSTIVYAIHNLLEDSNYTYYDEQRQIDFTVQVESITNLVERCHRMVFVLTPEYLNDRWMRFHAELGFHGLLESKMGLIFILTPGTKRVLKKLARTDKVWERLLIAIKTNHVIKWREAMNEDKLKRNIEYRLPKLARRF; from the exons ATGAAGCATAATTCCTATTTTTCTTACATCTTACTTGCATTGTATATGCATTTATGGAATTCAGTAGACGGAGAAG CTTTCAACAGAACATGTCAAAgccaaaaatcaaaaacaaagcAATCGTACGTCAACTGGCCATTCAGCGTCAACTGTGATTATTTGAAATCTATTTGGGTAACGAAAACACATTATATTGATGATGATAATATTCAA TGCATCATAACTCAGGGAGACATTGAGATCAACGACACAATTCTAGAACTAGCATCACTCACTGATAACTCGAACTATACTGCTAAACTT ATTATCAATAACACTATTTGCTTGACAAATAAAGTACAAGTTGTTCTTCGACCTTTCCCGGAAATATGCAAGGAAGGGGTAAATAACGCCATCTCCCGTGAATCTACAATTGGGGATAGCGTGAATTTGACCTGCAGAC CTCCAGAAGGCGATCCAGATATAATTCCAGCAGGAGCCGATCAATCTAAGTTTAAAACTAAATGGTACGTTAATTGTAAAGATGAAGATTATAGAACTAATGATCCATGGACTGAATTTTCGGACCCTGGATACCCGAATGGATTGAAT atGCCACGAGTTGATTTCTACGATGTCGCAGACTTTACATGTACAGTAACATACGAAGGAAAAATATTGTATGCTGTTACATACCAACAATGTATAAAAC AGCGCACTGAGTCCATCAATCCTACAATCACCTGTGTCAATTATGAAACTAAAGCACTCGGTGATACTGCTGTACTTGATTGCGAAGGACAGATAGTATTGGGAAACACTCCGTCAAAACATTTTGCAGTCCTATGGAAAAGg aacAGCGATACAATttgcgaaaataattttttcaaccaGACAAATCTTGGAGTTTTTGACAACAGACAATCATGCATCGT GAAAGGCAACAATGACTCCGTTGGTTGTGTCGTTGACggtgaaaaaatacaaaatcgaAAAAAGATTATCGATATAAACTTGTATATTCG AGACCTGAAAAGCAACGATATTGGACAATATACTGTCAACTTGGGTTTTTTCGATATATCATCTGGCTCGTGGAAGAACGATACTTGGGTTGTGAAACTAAATGAAGACAATACGCCACGACTACTTCGACTCATCATGATTCTTAGTATATGCCTGGGTGTGCTGATATTCATTATAATGCTGGTCCTGCTTTATAAAAGATTTGAGATCTACATTCTTGTTGCGTACAAGAGATCATGGCTATGGAAATATGATCGAG ACGACAAGCAATATGTCTGCTATCTTTCATATCTATATGATTCTGACACTCTTTCTGATGAAATTCTCAGGGCTACATCGACCATCGTATACGCGATTCACAACCTGTTGGAAGATTCGAATTATACATACTATGATGAACAAAGGCAGATTGATTTTACAg ttCAAGTTGAAAGTATCACAAACCTTGTAGAAAGATGTCACCGGATGGTTTTTGTCCTAACTCCTGAATATCTAAATGATCGCTGGATGAGATTTCACGCGGAATTG GGTTTTCATGGGCTTCTCGAGTCTAAAATGGGCCTAATATTTATTCTCACTCCGGGAACGAAAAGGGTGCTGAAGAAACTAGCAAGGACAGACAAAGTTTGGGAAAGGCTTCTGATTGCTATCAAG ACAAACCATGTTATAAAATGGAGAGAAGCAATGAACGAAGATAAGTTGAAGAGAAACATCGAATACAGACTTCCAAAACTTGCTCGGAGATTTTAA